A genomic window from Silene latifolia isolate original U9 population chromosome 11, ASM4854445v1, whole genome shotgun sequence includes:
- the LOC141614083 gene encoding protein FAR1-RELATED SEQUENCE 5-like: MTEVQKQFVTKVKVLKLGGVKAYRGWKELCGGYDNIGATEVDFKNFVRDIKTYIGNFDAQMFVENLIGRKDTCSSFYFDFIVDENKCLAGVFWADPIFIKNYMLFGEVLSADATYGTNKYDMVFVPFTGVDHHKRCIKFGAGLIGDENLYDLREQWIPAYFKDVSISGLMRVTSRSESETVSLTGSAFGFYTTKIFEKYRNKIMQRWTKVCDE; the protein is encoded by the exons ATGACAGAGGTACAGAAGCAATTTGTCACAAAGGTAAAGGTGCTAAAACTAGGTGGTGTGAAAGCCTATAGAGGTTGGAAGGAGCTGTGTGGAGGTTACGACAACATTGGGGCTACTGAGGTTGATTTCAAAAACTTTGTCAGGGACATAAAAACCTACATTGGTAATTTTGATGCACAAATGTTTGTTGAAAATCTTATTGGGAGAAAAGACACATGCagttcattttactttgattttatagTAGATGAAAACAAGTGCCTGGCTGGAGTGTTTTGGGCAGATCCGATCTTCATAAAGAACTACATGCTGTTCGGTGAGGTTTTATCAGCAGATGCTACATATGGAACAAATAAGTACGATATGGTGTTTGTGCCTTTCACAGGAGTTGATCACCACAAAAGGTGCATAAAGTTTGGAGCTGGGTTGATAGGTGATGAAA ATTTGTACGATCTCAGGGAACAGTGGATCCCTGCCTATTTTAAAGATGTTTCAATATCTGGCTTGATGAGGGTTACTTCTAGGTCTGAGAGTGAAACAGTTTCTTTGACAG GCTCTGCCTTTGGATTCTACACAACCAAGATTTTCGAAAAATACCGTAACAAAATAATGCAAAGATGGACAAAAGTCTGCGATGAGTAA